The sequence below is a genomic window from Lodderomyces elongisporus chromosome 2, complete sequence.
GATTTGCTAGAGTGATAGAGATCATGAATAAAATCGAACGTCATTGGGAAGGATTAGATGACCAGACTTTTCAtcaagaaaggaaagacagcacaataaaaatttagctataataataaaaaaaatttacaatAATCGCACTGGTAACAACtgtgaaaataataataacggTAATGATTTGAACATTTAAATGCAAACACCAACTATGAAGTATCAAAAACCCGCagaaaaaaccaaaaaaaaaaagtgaaaaaattcAACCAAACGTAAAAATAAGCAGACtgtctcttttgtttttttttttttgagacaaaaaaaaaagagaaaaaaaactccCAAGACTCTATAAATTCGTGATTGTAACTAAATGAAACCTCTTATTCATTCACTACTACCTCTCTCATTCGTCATTTTAAGTGCTTCACAAAACATTGTTTGTCTTTGTAGGATCACTTGAATTTATCTGTGACAAATTGCTCTGGTTCCTTCTGTGTGCGATTCCATCCACACTGTTTGCCAGGTCATATTCTCTTTGCGTTTGTCTCAAATATGGGTTACTCAATGGGGTTAATTCTTGCTTTTCGGAATCGATATCGTGATCATCGTCGTCGTAGGAAGTGTTCATCAATGTGTCACTGACccttgttgtttgttttggctCTCGGTGTTGCTGGCCCTGCAtcagctgttgttgatattgttcTTTTGGTGGCTGTCCAGTTTTAGACTTTTGAGGACTCCTTTTTGATAATGTTCTATTGATTGCTGTTTTCAACTTTGATCCAAGTGActgattgttgttgttttgtctttgttgttgttgttgttgttgttcaaaTTGGTCTTGTTCTAATCTTTGTTTCTCATTCAAAGAGGAGATAGACGAGGATTCCACGATCTCATCTTGGTGGATATTTCCTCGGCTTGGTGTGATGTGGTCTGGCATTGTATATACGCTTGACCcggcttcttcttcattcgATAGATTGTTTAGTTTGTACATTTGAGACTCCCAATCTTGTGTGTGGTCTTGTGCAGCAATACCCAATGCAGCCAACTCGCCTTCATCTTTCTCGTTTCCTTTAGCGCCAACAATTCCCGATAAAACTCTGTTTTGACGTTTAACTGAAGATTTTCTTTGAAATGAAAACCTATCATCCTTGGCAGGTGCAAATCTAGCATCGGGGTTCTTAGAAAACATTGAGAAGAGCATAAGCACCACAATTATGATAAGCAAGATCAAGGCAAATGCGGCATTgagaataaagaatatcCATCCCATAATGGATCCAACCTGTGCAGGTTGGCCAAACAAGTctgaaaagaacaaaaacaaaaacgaGTTTATTGTTGAGACTATGCTCATCATGTAGTTGATTATATTCGTCGGTTTGTTCAAGTATGGTGCTTGCCAAATAAGGAAAATGGTGTAAAACAAGTCAGCAATAAACACTGGTAGTACCGAGACTTTTCCACCCACACCAGATTGGCAAAACGCAATAAATATGACTTTGAAAATGTTGTATCCCATCAATACTGGTCCAAACCAATACTTGTCTGCGTGGAACATTGTGTAGCAAAAGCCCCACTTCTCTAACACCTTGTTATCGCCATAAAGACGAGCAGCTGCGTTATTATACTCTCTCTTAGATTGCTTACCAATTTTCAATACATTAACAAATGACCATCCGATAACtatcaaaagcaaaatgaTGAACAACACAGCAAGCACAACCATTGCCGCAGAGTCAACTTGTGTAAATTCCCATAGGGAGAACAAAACCAATTGTGTAGATGCAATGTAGATGTACCTCAATAATGCACCCTTAACGACATTGTGGAAGCTTCCTCTAAAGATGGTGAATCTTCTTGGGtttaatttgtttgctCTTGTGAGTAGTACCACAATGGACTTGAGCAATACCAATATGACAACTAGCAAGTACCCAATAAGTACTGTCCACGTAAAACCCGTTGCGACAATGGATGTTGGTTCAATATGTGAGTTGTATCCGATTCTTTTGATACCTCTTAAAATGATCAAGTTTGTGTTTGAACTTAAGGCGTAATCCAATGCTCTCTTGCCCAATCCATAAACGTATTCCAAAgacctctttttcttcttttgcacAATAATTTGTTGGGTTACTCCCAAAAAAtatgttgttggtgttccGCCAGTCAGTTGAACATACCATCTAAAAATATCTTGCATAAATTTGATTCTGATCAAGCCCATGGACCATGCCAAGTTTTCTGACCAGGCGCTTGCAATGGGTGGTACTCTTTCGACGGCTTGCATTGAGACAAGGACAACGCTttggaaataaagaaagagtgACACGGCATTGGCGGCAATGTGGGATGCTGCGTTTGAATTACCAAACGTTGATAAGATTGCAGCAATGAGTAAACCCAACCCTGCAATGACTGCAGTTGCCCACTTTACACCGGTTTGACTTATGGTTTTACCATTTGAAAAGTTGGACTGGAGACATGATAATTGTTCGCCCGTCAGTTGGTCCTTAACAATCACCTTTACGACGGCATCAATATCGGGCACCTGGTAAGCTATTCCAGGTATTTGACTTGTATATTCAGAACTGATGTAT
It includes:
- the FLC1 gene encoding ML-like domain produces the protein MLVHQCLKLTLVLLLSFLATTAEAKRKLSATSLVTCMQNSQITPINFNVTFNPDDRSLRYTLDLTTEISAKVMAHVQVYAYGFLIIEKDVDMCSIGWKQFCPIYPGSLQVDSVEYISSEYTSQIPGIAYQVPDIDAVVKVIVKDQSTGEQLSCLQSNFSNGKTISQTGVKWATAVIAGLGLLIAAILSTFGNSNAASHIAANAVSLFLYFQSVVLVSMQAVERVPPIASAWSENLAWSMGLIRIKFMQDIFRWYVQSTGGTPTTYFLGVTQQIIVQKKKKRSLEYVYGLGKRALDYALSSNTNLIILRGIKRIGYNSHIEPTSIVATGFTWTVLIGYLLVVILVLLKSIVVLLTRANKLNPRRFTIFRGSFHNVVKGALLRYIYIASTQLVLFSLWEFTQVDSAAMVVLAVLFIILLLIVIGWSFVNVLKIGKQSKREYNNAAARLYGDNKVLEKWGFCYTMFHADKYWFGPVLMGYNIFKVIFIAFCQSGVGGKVSVLPVFIADLFYTIFLIWQAPYLNKPTNIINYMMSIVSTINSFLFLFFSDLFGQPAQVGSIMGWIFFILNAAFALILLIIIVVLMLFSMFSKNPDARFAPAKDDRFSFQRKSSVKRQNRVLSGIVGAKGNEKDEGELAALGIAAQDHTQDWESQMYKLNNLSNEEEAGSSVYTMPDHITPSRGNIHQDEIVESSSISSLNEKQRLEQDQFEQQQQQQQRQNNNNQSLGSKLKTAINRTLSKRSPQKSKTGQPPKEQYQQQSMQGQQHREPKQTTRVSDTLMNTSYDDDDHDIDSEKQELTPLSNPYLRQTQREYDSANSVDGIAHRRNQSNLSQINSSDPTKTNNVL